In one Lolium rigidum isolate FL_2022 chromosome 3, APGP_CSIRO_Lrig_0.1, whole genome shotgun sequence genomic region, the following are encoded:
- the LOC124700473 gene encoding uncharacterized protein LOC124700473 codes for MAAAAAATSVRGCGPASASSVSFSPRRVTTSSFLPPLPRRRAPSSSMRARALVADVPPRALQPVRREKREPGLLESVFGEDEDEQDEEVGEERVEGWMRESIAEIVRHVGEAPFLVHLFRDDGREGGGGVTVQREPASAETWPDVRRRWGKGGGQRRPDGIILVEQVAAAAVEDGAEAARQVWGLVVQARGMECAACYVLDTCRVRSPAGFCTHFCLARAQCFGEPLELQLRNAWLNRLSGHRR; via the coding sequence atggcggcggcggcggcggctacctccGTGCGGGGGTGCGGCCCGGCGTCGGCCTCGTCGGTGTCCTTCTCGCCGCGGCGGGTGACCACCTCATCCTTCCTGCCGCCCCTGCCGAGGCGACGAGCACCGTCCTCCTCGATGCGCGCAAGGGCCCTGGTCGCGGACGTGCCGCCCCGGGCGCTGCAGCCAGTCCGGCGGGAGAAACGGGAGCCCGGGCTGTTGGAATCCGTGTTCGGCGAAGACGAGGACGAGCAGGACGAGGAGGTCGGGGAGGAGCGGGTGGAGGGGTGGATGCGGGAGTCGATCGCGGAGATCGTGCGGCACGTCGGCGAAGCCCCGTTCCTCGTCCACCTCTTCCGCGACGAcgggcgggagggcggcggcggcgtcacggtgCAGCGCGAGCCGGCGTCCGCCGAGACCTGGCCCGAcgtgcggcggcggtggggcAAGGGCGGCGGCCAGCGCCGGCCCGACGGGATCATCCTCGTCGAGCAGGTCGCGGCCGCGGCGGTCGAGGACGGCGCCGAGGCGGCGCGCCAGGTCTGGGGCCTCGTGGTGCAGGCCCGCGGCATGGAGTGCGCCGCCTGCTACGTGCTCGACACCTGCCGCGTCCGCTCCCCCGCCGGCTTCTGCACCCACTTCTGCCTCGCCCGCGCGCAGTGCTTCGGGGAGCCCCTCGAGCTCCAGCTCCGCAACGCCTGGCTCAACCGCCTCTCCGGCCACCGACGATAG